A window of the Enterobacteriaceae bacterium 4M9 genome harbors these coding sequences:
- a CDS encoding nicotinamide riboside transporter PnuC: MDFFSTQNILVHIPLGAGGYDLSWIEAVGTVAGLLCIWLASLEKIVNYAFGLVNVTLFAIIFFQIQLYASLLLQLFFFIANLYGWYAWSRQSSSQQALLHIRWLARKKALAWLAACAVAIALMSVWIDPVFAFLTRIAVNVMHALGMNVAMPALQPDAFPFWDASMMVLSIVAMILMTRKYVENWLLWTVVNVISVVIFALQGVWAMALEYLILTFIAVNGSRMWMKSAHEHGSRALAP, from the coding sequence ATGGATTTTTTCAGTACGCAAAACATTCTGGTGCACATCCCACTGGGTGCCGGTGGCTATGATTTGTCATGGATAGAAGCCGTTGGAACCGTGGCAGGATTACTGTGCATCTGGCTTGCAAGCCTTGAAAAAATAGTGAATTACGCGTTTGGCCTGGTGAACGTCACACTCTTCGCCATTATCTTCTTCCAGATCCAGCTTTATGCCAGCCTGCTGCTGCAGCTTTTTTTCTTTATCGCCAACCTTTATGGCTGGTATGCCTGGTCACGCCAGAGCTCCAGCCAGCAGGCGCTACTGCATATTCGCTGGCTGGCGCGCAAGAAGGCATTGGCTTGGCTCGCTGCCTGCGCCGTGGCGATTGCGCTCATGAGCGTGTGGATTGACCCGGTGTTTGCTTTTCTGACGCGCATTGCAGTGAACGTCATGCACGCGTTGGGCATGAATGTGGCGATGCCAGCCCTGCAACCGGATGCCTTTCCGTTCTGGGATGCCAGCATGATGGTGCTGTCCATCGTGGCAATGATTCTCATGACGCGTAAATATGTGGAAAACTGGCTGCTGTGGACGGTAGTAAATGTGATTAGCGTGGTGATTTTTGCGCTACAGGGCGTGTGGGCGATGGCACTGGAATACCTGATTCTGACGTTTATCGCCGTTAACGGTAGCCGGATGTGGATGAAAAGCGCGCACGAACATGGTTCGCGCGCGCTGGCACCTTAA
- a CDS encoding homeobox protein YbgS codes for MKQPTRLLLSLILMLSSGAALAASNNNGQENAAADAGLPAPGAHENLPPKNTDNSQINSGSDNTNQTGNTSGGNSTMSGDGMTTDEVHKNTLCKNGQCPQTNKKIDMQNGNNTKSIDPHTKKTHP; via the coding sequence ATGAAGCAACCGACCCGCCTTTTGTTAAGCCTCATCCTGATGCTCAGCAGCGGTGCAGCGCTGGCCGCCTCCAACAATAATGGCCAGGAAAATGCAGCCGCAGATGCTGGTCTGCCAGCGCCGGGCGCCCATGAAAATCTGCCCCCAAAAAATACCGATAACAGCCAGATAAACAGCGGTTCTGATAATACTAACCAGACAGGTAATACCAGCGGTGGAAATTCCACCATGTCTGGTGATGGCATGACAACGGATGAGGTGCACAAAAACACACTGTGCAAAAACGGGCAATGCCCGCAGACCAATAAGAAAATAGATATGCAGAATGGCAATAATACTAAATCCATTGACCCTCACACCAAAAAAACCCACCCGTAA
- the zitB gene encoding CDF family zinc transporter ZitB has translation MAHSHSGTPEKQDGNTRRLLIAFTITAVFLVVEVVGGLLSGSLALLADAGHMLTDAAALLVALLAVHFSRRPANSRHTFGWLRLTTIAALLNAIALVLITVFIVWEAIRRFYQPQPIAGALMLVIAFAGLLANLVALWILHRGSGEKNLNVRAASLHVMGDLLGSVGAIAAALIILWTGWTPIDPILSIFVSCLVLRSAWRLMKESINELLEGAPNAVDIDELKSNMSRELPEVRNVHHVHLWMVGEKPVMTLHVQAAPSDDHDALLERIHHFLAHEYQIDHATVQIEYQDSEGHDCDLNQTGGDYHLSHHH, from the coding sequence ATGGCTCATTCCCATTCCGGTACTCCCGAAAAACAGGACGGCAATACACGCCGTCTGCTGATTGCATTTACCATAACCGCTGTGTTTCTGGTGGTAGAAGTCGTAGGTGGTCTGTTATCCGGGTCGCTTGCGCTGCTGGCTGATGCAGGCCACATGTTGACTGATGCAGCCGCTCTGTTGGTTGCCCTGCTGGCGGTCCATTTCTCCCGCCGCCCGGCCAATTCCCGTCATACGTTTGGCTGGCTACGCCTGACCACCATTGCCGCTTTGCTTAATGCTATTGCGCTGGTTTTAATCACTGTTTTTATCGTCTGGGAAGCCATTCGCCGCTTCTATCAGCCGCAGCCGATTGCTGGCGCACTGATGCTGGTGATTGCTTTTGCGGGTCTGTTGGCAAACCTGGTTGCGCTGTGGATACTGCATCGCGGCAGCGGTGAAAAAAACCTGAACGTGCGCGCAGCCTCGCTGCATGTTATGGGTGACCTGCTCGGCTCCGTGGGAGCGATTGCCGCGGCGCTTATCATCCTCTGGACCGGCTGGACGCCTATTGACCCCATTCTCTCAATATTCGTTTCCTGTCTGGTGCTACGTAGCGCATGGCGGCTAATGAAAGAGAGTATTAATGAATTACTGGAAGGGGCGCCAAACGCCGTCGACATTGATGAGCTTAAAAGCAATATGTCGCGCGAATTGCCGGAAGTACGCAACGTGCATCACGTTCATCTGTGGATGGTGGGCGAAAAACCGGTCATGACCCTGCATGTCCAGGCGGCCCCGTCAGACGATCATGATGCCTTACTTGAGCGAATTCATCATTTTCTGGCTCATGAATACCAGATAGATCACGCCACCGTGCAGATAGAGTACCAGGACAGCGAAGGGCACGACTGTGATTTAAACCAGACTGGTGGCGATTATCATCTGAGCCATCACCATTAA
- the nadA gene encoding quinolinate synthase NadA: MSEIFDPQAAIYPFPPKPTPLSVEEKQAYREQIKKLLKARNAVMVAHYYTDPEIQALAEETGGCVADSLEMARFGANHPATTLLVAGVRFMGETAKILSPEKTILMPTLQAECSLDLGCPEQQFSAFCDAHPDRTVVVYANTSAAVKARADWVVTSSIAVELIDHLDAQGEKVLWGPDRHLGHYVQKQTGADVLCWQGACIVHDEFKTQALARMKALYPDAAVLVHPESPQSVVDMADAVGSTSQLIAAAQRLPHKHMIVATDRGIFYKMQQACPDKILLEAPTAGEGATCRSCAHCPWMAMNGLQAIAQGLEQGGAMHEVHVPSALRTQALVPLNRMLDFAATLRLQIKGNA; encoded by the coding sequence ATGAGCGAGATATTCGATCCGCAGGCAGCCATTTATCCGTTCCCGCCAAAGCCCACGCCGTTGAGCGTTGAGGAAAAGCAGGCGTACCGCGAGCAGATAAAGAAGCTGCTGAAAGCGCGCAATGCAGTCATGGTGGCACATTATTATACCGATCCAGAGATTCAGGCGCTGGCAGAAGAAACCGGCGGCTGTGTTGCCGATTCGCTTGAGATGGCGCGTTTTGGTGCCAACCACCCGGCGACCACGCTGCTTGTAGCAGGCGTTCGTTTTATGGGCGAAACGGCCAAAATCCTCAGTCCTGAAAAAACCATTCTGATGCCGACGCTTCAGGCAGAGTGTTCGCTGGATCTCGGCTGCCCTGAGCAGCAGTTCAGCGCCTTTTGCGACGCGCACCCGGATCGTACCGTGGTGGTGTACGCCAACACTTCAGCGGCGGTAAAAGCGCGTGCGGACTGGGTGGTTACCTCCAGCATTGCTGTGGAACTTATTGACCATCTTGATGCTCAGGGAGAGAAAGTCCTCTGGGGGCCGGACAGGCATCTGGGGCATTACGTACAAAAGCAAACCGGAGCGGATGTACTGTGCTGGCAGGGTGCCTGCATTGTGCATGACGAATTTAAAACTCAGGCGCTGGCGCGCATGAAAGCGCTGTACCCGGATGCAGCGGTGCTGGTACATCCGGAGTCGCCACAGTCGGTGGTGGATATGGCCGATGCCGTCGGCTCAACCAGTCAGCTCATTGCCGCCGCACAGCGCCTGCCTCATAAGCACATGATTGTCGCCACCGATCGCGGTATCTTTTACAAAATGCAGCAGGCTTGCCCGGATAAGATATTGCTTGAAGCACCGACCGCGGGTGAAGGCGCAACGTGTCGCAGCTGCGCGCACTGTCCATGGATGGCGATGAACGGCCTGCAGGCCATTGCGCAGGGGCTGGAGCAGGGCGGCGCCATGCATGAGGTCCACGTCCCCTCAGCGTTGCGTACACAGGCGCTGGTGCCGCTCAACCGTATGCTGGATTTTGCTGCTACACTTCGCCTGCAAATTAAAGGAAACGCGTAA